The genomic region AATATAACAATCATTGCAATATattgtcttcttcttcaaagtaaaaataaaataatcatatcCATATCGCTATTAGGTTTTGTCGTAATTAGCATTAATGCACACACTTTGCATTTGTCACATGTATTCTTAGGTTGAAGGACATAACTCTTAAATATTTCCATCTAGGAAGTTATTTGtgcttaaaataaatattattggaTATTATGGGGTGACACTTAAGAGGCTtctaaagaaacttgaacaTAAGTATTAAGCCTAAGCACATCTCATTTCACAGACTTAAGATAATTTGCTTCCATCTACATGGTAAAGTCTTCATTAAGCAAGACATATATAATATGTGCAGATTGTGGTGATTGTTTTAAAAATTCGCTTTCAAATTACCCATAACCCTCAatgattaaaaacaaattattcacctttaaaaaaataaccacTTTCTTATCCATAAGTAAGTTAATTTGTTTCACCTGTGTCAATTAGAGGCTGATACATCATACAACCAACATTGGCATGAGGCAACAATAAAGAAAACCCAACGAATGCAAGCAATGTATATGTAATTGTAAGTGCTTTCAGTCAACTTTtcccaaatttaattgtttctaatcccaaacaaaataaagaacaaatgaaaataaattagaatataattaatcaattttctttcaagcattttatcaaacattatggattcaaaataaaatatatacctACTTCTGGGCTCTTTGCTATTCAAATCCACTACAAAAGTTTCACCTCCATTGGCAGTTTGATCCAAtaaatatatcaaagcaacacaAACAAACCACTTCAATTAGCAAAAACCCattaccaaacaacaacaacaacaacaacaacaacaacaacaaaatgaacAAACAGGGCTAGTATATATTTTGTACCTCTTAGATATAGAAGAAGGTTTTGATAATCTTCAGTGGTTGTTCCTTCGGTTTAGTATTTTGTATCGCAGCAGGTAAAGTTGAAACTTTGATTTTTCGAGTTTCTGTTCCTATAAACATTGCAAACCAGAAACTCaatacctaaaataaataaaaaatgaactaaagGTGTGTTTGTTTAGAGGTGAAATAGGAtagatggaaaattttggaaagaaaataaggagagaaacttttttggagtgtgtttggttgggtgggaaaaaaaaataaatggtggggcctaggttttttttatccaagcccactaaaaagttttctctccaaaattggAAGAAAACTAGGAGGAGGAAGCTCATGAAATGAgctttcaaaaatacccttCATGTTGGAATTCACCTCCAATCTCTAACGTgttggcttcttttttcttttttttcctttgatcttttctttctatattaTGTGTTggctttctcttttttttttttctgttagtAACTAATTAGGGCTGTCCACCGGTCGGGCCAAGTTGGTTTTGAACCCAACCCGGACTCGACCTACCGGTGTTAGGTGGAAGGCGGAGGGACTCGAAACTGACTGCCTGCATCAATCGGTCGAGtcagttttgggttttgtggtgTTTGGGTCAATTTAGTTGGTGAAGAAAGTTGCCAGATCCTGCAAACGTCACcagaatcttcaaaaaatttatcgGAATCTACAAATATGGTCAAGATCTGCACCGAAAATCGCCAAAATCAGCTTGGATCTCCTCCAATCTCGCTGGATCTTAAAAAATATGGTCGAGATCTCGCTGGATCTCCTTGAATCTGAGCTTGATCTCGCCAAAGTTGGCCGGATTTGTATATAACATCGGTCGGGTCAGGTGGCTCGgattttggagaagaaaacccGCCACTTGACTTGCCGGCATCGGGTCTTGGGTGCGGAAACCCGTCACCGACCAATGGGAGTGTCAATTCGGGCTGAAATCAGGTGGAGATCAAGCGGGTTTGTCGATCTGGAGGGTCTGGGTCAGGTTTGGACACCCCTATAACTAATGTGTTagcttccttttctttctttttttttttttttttcctttgatttttttctttctttgttactaACTAACATgttggttattttttttctttgatttttgctgGACATgtagctttctttcttttttttctttttcttttttttttttttttaggtgctcatatgtttattttctcattaattttggttggtttttgtttttgtttttgctcttttttttttttaaagaaaacagtTTTAGGTTTAtttcttatgctttttttttttttttaataaagtgtctatctatacacaattttctttaaagtataatgtgttactttttgttttatttaatagggacatgatggtaaatttacaaattttatttcaactaaataaaaaaaatttccatccaTCCATTTTTCCACCCTCccaaccaaaaacaaatgaaggaacctaaaatcttttctatctttcCACTTTCCATCATCtcttcattttctatcctcctactttttcatcctcttaaccaaacaaaccctaaaagaaacagagagagagagagagagagagagagagagagagagagagagagagagagagagaacgtgattggttttgttgaaCGTTTCAGTTTTTAAGATGAGTGCAAAGAAGTGAAAGAGCTGTAACAGAGTGGTTGGGTTATAATTCATTAATTGGGCTTAGGCTTTTTAAATGCCAACCAATTTTTTAAGCTAACTGTAAGTTTAGAGTCCCACATGGTAAGACCTCATGCACTCCTAACGTTTTCCACCAATGGGTAAAAAGATAAATAAGAAAGTCGTGAGGTTGTGATGGgtttaggaaagaaaaaaaaatctacatataAGGTTACCATGTGGCAAATAATGCATAAGACATACcatgtatatatacatacaaaCATATTCCATTAGGTTGGGTTCATTGTTCCCATTAATATTAAGCCTCTCATACCCACATTTGATCACCTGGGTGGTCAAAATATCCTGTGACCTTTTGGATTAGATTGATTCAATTGGGTTTCTTGAGTTgtgtggtcttttttttttttttttaccttaaagCCCTAATTTGATGTCCCAACACCAAGTTCTTGGGATTCAGTTTTTCCGTCCCTTCTTTTCTGTAAACTATAACTCCTCAACTTCAAATTCTTTCAAAGGAGGGTTTAGAACCTACCCCCTACCCCCCTCTATTCTCCCCTCATCCAAACACAGAGATATAAGCGTCCAAGTGACACCCCACCCAAACACATAACATCCATGTAGTTGAGCTTTAAGTGTTGGCTTTTAAAAGGTGCTCAAaccccacctccccctcctctaCTATCCATTTacctatataataaaaaaaataaaaaataaaaaagtgctGGCTTCTAGAAATTCTATGTTAGAAAACTAGAATTTCGGGATATGATGTCATTAGGTCAAATGTTTTTGCTTAGCATGAAACATTTGAACCCTAGGTTGAACACACCAAAGAATGACAAGGAGTACAAAAATTTACTAACAGCAAAGTGACTGAATTCAAATTGTACTTTTcctattattataaatataagatTTTGCAAAATACAAGTAGGCAGCAAATGCAACTGCACCAAGTCCAGCAAGTAGCCAATAAAAATAGTCAAGATGTGCCCGATTAAGATTATCAGCAAACCAACTATCTTTGCCATCCCCACCAGTTGCCTCCTCAATGAAGGAGATAAGAAAGCTGCTTAAAAAATTCCCAACCCCAAAAATACTGAGATAGAGGGCGAGACCCACACTTCTTAATTCAATTGGGACTTGATCATAGAAGAATTCTTGTAGCCCGACCATGGTGAAAACATCAGCAATTCCTGACAAGACATATTGAGGAAGAAGCCACCACACACTCATTGGAATAGTTACATCTAGCATATCAACCAACCCATATTCTTTAGCAGTTTTGAGCCTTTTTATTTCAGTTAGAGCTGCAACTACCATGCAAATGATAGATAAAAGCATCCCAGTTCCAATTCTCTGTAGCATTGTGATTCCAAAGGGTTTAGTGGTAATAGCTCTTGCTATAGGAACAAAAATGCAGTCATATACAGGAATGAAAAAGACCATGGCCAGGACGCCAAAGAATTGTAGTGAAGCAGCTGGTATCTCAAAGCCAGGAAAAATTGTTCTATCAAGAGTAGCCCCTTGCTTGGTAAAGAAAGTTGAGGTTTGTGCAAACACAATAGCATAACCTAAGCTCGTAGCCCAAATTGGAACAAGCCTAAGAACTGCCTTTGCTTCTTCAACATCATTGACAGTACATACCCTGTCTTGCAAGGCTCTGTTAAGGAACCTGTCACATTAGAGGATCCAAATCATTCTGGAAAAGGAGATTAGatctaaaaaatgaataaaaattttttttagttaagtaaaccaaaattatttcaaCTGAAAGAAGAGCAAGACTTATTCATTAGTTGGGAAACAGGTggtatgattatttttgttattagtaatataataaaagttgagacAGTGTTGGAGAAAACAGCCTATAAGTCCCAAGCCAATTCAATGGAGCATAGGTAAAATGAATGTTATATGTAGCAAACTAGCTTTCACAAACGGGTCAAGTTTCTTGGATTTGAGTTCGGCATTGGCGGGTTTAGGTAAGATTCCGTTCAAGTTAACAATGGGTCGTACTGAGTTGCAAAACCTAAAAACACCTATCCATTCTTTTTAGGGTCAGGCCAATCTAGTTTGACTAGTTTTTTTCAtatgcaaataataataataagtaaaaatgaaatttaaacaaattttgtcttcttttcaGTACTAATAAGTgaacaaataaagaaaacactcataagttaaaaataataaacaattttaagtTTACATAGTCTCAAGGTTCACTAAACTGAAATCTTCAAGGCTCCAAAACAAGAAGTGAAAGTGcgaaaacatttttacaaaggatcaaaaggccaaaagaagctaaattttttcctttcaaaataaaaagagttgACTTGTGTGACTTACAGATTGAGCTGGACACAGGAATTTCAGCAGGTGGTACTTAGgtcaacccttttttttttttacgggtACAAAAGCCTGACTCATACCGATATTTTTCTTTCAGGTTCGCATCGTTTATTAAGTCCAAGTCCAATTTTACCATGTATAGTCATTACCCACAAATAAGCTTCTGGATTAAATGTGTttattatatgttatattaaggTTTTAATTGTCTCCTCCAAGTATTATCTCTTCAATAACTTAACCTCCTGGACCCTTTatatcatatttatatataaagtttctattttattttttgggacaAGAAATACCATATTAGAGAGGTAGTAagtctttaaaataaaaatgaatattgcTCTCTTACTTGAATTGTTCAGAGCTATGCTGTGGCAGGGTTCTGCAAGCTTCCTCTTCAATAACTATTTCTGATGGTTTAGCCCGCCAATTCTTAATTGCTGTAACAAACACCTGACCGATTCTCACAAATGGGCTTTTCACCTCTTTGATACTATATCTATAAGTTCTAGTACCAAGCAAGAAGACACCTAAGGCAATGACCATCACAACACAGGGGATTCCAAATCCTAGACCCCAACTAAGGTTTTCTTGTACAAAGCTTACGATCAACATTGCCACAGAAGAACCTGCACATACTCCAAAATACCACCAATTGAAGAATGAGCTTTTGGCAC from Castanea sativa cultivar Marrone di Chiusa Pesio chromosome 11, ASM4071231v1 harbors:
- the LOC142617190 gene encoding protein NRT1/ PTR FAMILY 5.10-like isoform X2, encoding MFHHFIGVEVAEAERFAYYGISCNLIMYLTEQLRQSTATATENVNTWSGTASLLPLLGAFVADSYLGRYCTIIIASCIYILGLGLLTLSAMLPSISTSNYMDTSKVRLGSSELQVNLLFISLYLVAVGQGGHKPCVQAFGADQFDGEDLVECRAKSSFFNWWYFGVCAGSSVAMLIVSFVQENLSWGLGFGIPCVVMVIALGVFLLGTRTYRYSIKEVKSPFVRIGQVFVTAIKNWRAKPSEIVIEEEACRTLPQHSSEQFKFLNRALQDRVCTVNDVEEAKAVLRLVPIWATSLGYAIVFAQTSTFFTKQGATLDRTIFPGFEIPAASLQFFGVLAMVFFIPVYDCIFVPIARAITTKPFGITMLQRIGTGMLLSIICMVVAALTEIKRLKTAKEYGLVDMLDVTIPMSVWWLLPQYVLSGIADVFTMVGLQEFFYDQVPIELRSVGLALYLSIFGVGNFLSSFLISFIEEATGGDGKDSWFADNLNRAHLDYFYWLLAGLGAVAFAAYLYFAKSYIYNNRKSTI
- the LOC142617190 gene encoding protein NRT1/ PTR FAMILY 5.10-like isoform X1 — translated: MSTEKPLLLDTVANAAVDYKGRRVLRSNSGGWRSAYFIIGVEVAERFAYYGISCNLIMYLTEQLGQSTATAAENINTWSGTASLLPLLGAFVADSYLGRYRTIIIASCIYVLGLGLLTLSAMLPSISTSNYMDTSKVRLGSSELQVNLLFISLYLVAVGQGGHKPCVQAFGADQFDGEDLVECRAKSSFFNWWYFGVCAGSSVAMLIVSFVQENLSWGLGFGIPCVVMVIALGVFLLGTRTYRYSIKEVKSPFVRIGQVFVTAIKNWRAKPSEIVIEEEACRTLPQHSSEQFKFLNRALQDRVCTVNDVEEAKAVLRLVPIWATSLGYAIVFAQTSTFFTKQGATLDRTIFPGFEIPAASLQFFGVLAMVFFIPVYDCIFVPIARAITTKPFGITMLQRIGTGMLLSIICMVVAALTEIKRLKTAKEYGLVDMLDVTIPMSVWWLLPQYVLSGIADVFTMVGLQEFFYDQVPIELRSVGLALYLSIFGVGNFLSSFLISFIEEATGGDGKDSWFADNLNRAHLDYFYWLLAGLGAVAFAAYLYFAKSYIYNNRKSTI